One window of the Flavobacteriaceae bacterium YJPT1-3 genome contains the following:
- a CDS encoding DUF6090 family protein, giving the protein MLKFFRHIRQRLLSENRFSKYALYAIGEIILVVIGILIALQINDWNQERLDARERNVIVNGLHAEFKQNKIQVQNIVKTYQASKNNGVTLMNYIGQEEFGTPEKDRINNLLDGIFPAVDYLPSNNAIEEIIQSGKLKNLKNAELSSKLSAWKVLMFTIVGREAKLDQWTFSEVIPYLNKYISWRDVGVVKEYDWATNGQLSTNYPTIFKDLEFENILENQIYLVNSCLVRYEEALVLIEEIITMTTAEK; this is encoded by the coding sequence ATGCTTAAGTTTTTCCGCCATATCCGTCAACGTTTACTTTCCGAAAACAGATTTTCAAAGTATGCGCTATACGCTATTGGCGAAATTATCCTTGTGGTCATCGGTATTCTCATTGCCCTACAGATTAATGATTGGAACCAAGAACGCCTGGACGCCCGGGAAAGAAATGTAATCGTAAACGGTCTTCACGCCGAGTTTAAGCAAAACAAAATTCAAGTACAGAACATCGTCAAGACCTACCAAGCCTCTAAAAACAATGGAGTAACTCTGATGAACTACATAGGCCAGGAAGAATTTGGCACTCCCGAGAAAGACCGAATAAATAATTTATTGGATGGCATTTTCCCCGCCGTAGATTATCTGCCCTCCAATAATGCCATCGAAGAGATCATACAATCAGGGAAACTAAAAAATTTGAAGAATGCTGAGCTTTCTTCAAAGCTCTCAGCATGGAAAGTTTTAATGTTTACCATAGTCGGAAGAGAGGCAAAATTGGATCAATGGACCTTTTCTGAAGTTATTCCGTATTTAAACAAATACATTTCGTGGCGAGATGTTGGTGTTGTTAAAGAGTATGATTGGGCAACAAACGGCCAACTATCAACAAATTACCCAACCATTTTCAAAGACTTAGAGTTTGAGAATATTCTTGAGAACCAGATTTATTTAGTGAATAGTTGTTTGGTTCGATATGAGGAAGCACTGGTCCTGATAGAGGAGATCATTACGATGACCACCGCTGAAAAATAA
- a CDS encoding DUF6090 family protein has protein sequence MINQNRTKKYLLYAIGEIVLVVIGILIALQINNWNENQKNLQVTKEIYSIIKSDLEADILEIETF, from the coding sequence ATGATTAACCAAAACAGAACCAAAAAGTACCTGCTTTATGCCATAGGGGAAATTGTTCTCGTGGTTATAGGGATTTTGATTGCTTTGCAGATTAACAACTGGAACGAAAATCAAAAGAATCTTCAAGTCACGAAGGAAATTTATTCCATAATAAAATCAGATTTGGAAGCGGATATCTTAGAAATTGAAACGTTCTAA
- a CDS encoding DUF6090 family protein translates to MLKFFRNIRKKLIEQEHVRKYILYAVGEILLVVIGILIALQINNWNQERQEQQQLEASLLLMQLNLKEDIKKLEDQIAYNESIQKHIDTFFKMVANPEGTKHIPLNDIGDVAREKSFYSVTTALRSMESGGHFKWITDDTLLEAIYTYYADTERFSKMVEDHNQFARDYVEAFAYKNWDLADYVSGINPYLEKRTARIDNRKVVLENVEFESIVVGRKLKTNEEIGWAKEAKERAKTLHETIESYLNHMNKAQHQ, encoded by the coding sequence ATGCTCAAATTCTTCCGGAATATCCGCAAAAAGCTCATCGAACAGGAACATGTTCGGAAGTATATCTTATATGCCGTTGGGGAAATCCTGCTCGTCGTAATTGGAATTTTAATTGCGTTGCAGATCAATAATTGGAACCAAGAACGTCAAGAACAGCAGCAATTAGAAGCATCCCTTTTGTTGATGCAATTGAACCTGAAAGAGGACATTAAAAAATTAGAGGATCAGATTGCGTACAACGAATCTATTCAAAAACACATTGACACCTTTTTCAAAATGGTAGCAAATCCTGAAGGAACGAAGCACATACCTTTAAATGATATAGGCGATGTTGCGCGCGAAAAATCCTTCTACTCAGTCACTACAGCCTTAAGATCAATGGAATCGGGAGGGCATTTCAAATGGATCACGGATGATACACTGCTAGAAGCCATCTATACCTATTATGCGGATACGGAACGGTTCTCAAAAATGGTTGAGGACCATAATCAATTTGCAAGAGATTACGTAGAAGCTTTTGCCTATAAGAACTGGGACTTGGCGGACTACGTATCAGGCATCAATCCTTATCTGGAAAAAAGGACCGCCAGGATAGACAACAGAAAAGTGGTTTTAGAGAATGTCGAGTTTGAAAGCATCGTGGTCGGTAGAAAGCTCAAAACAAACGAAGAAATAGGCTGGGCAAAAGAGGCTAAAGAAAGAGCAAAGACTTTACACGAAACAATTGAAAGCTATTTGAATCATATGAATAAAGCACAACATCAATAA
- a CDS encoding DUF6090 family protein: MIKFFRHIRQSMINQNRTRKYLLYAIGEIILVVIGILIALQINNWNEERKQENLEQDYLQALKKEFENNLKEADRVIKLNADLLKNAQEMATYTGPDIPRIAEKRFGELFFGTINAEVQYRPGSGVTHEILSSGKLNIFQNKELKNALASLDGLLLSIRFQEKEELSLFRYELMFLGQDNVSLRKMAHDAYGENFGVDQGRFLDSNLHLLQSKRFDNRLMGFIYTSGYLDGRYRELKKHIEEIISIIDSQLE; the protein is encoded by the coding sequence ATGATTAAATTCTTCCGCCACATCCGTCAGTCTATGATCAACCAAAACCGAACCAGAAAATATTTGCTCTATGCTATTGGCGAAATTATCCTTGTAGTCATTGGGATTCTCATTGCGCTACAAATCAATAATTGGAATGAGGAGCGAAAACAAGAAAACCTGGAGCAGGACTACCTGCAGGCACTAAAAAAGGAATTTGAGAACAATCTTAAAGAAGCAGATCGGGTAATAAAACTCAATGCAGATTTATTAAAGAATGCCCAGGAAATGGCCACGTACACAGGCCCTGACATACCTAGAATAGCAGAGAAAAGATTTGGCGAATTGTTCTTTGGGACCATCAATGCCGAGGTGCAATACCGTCCAGGCTCTGGTGTTACCCATGAGATTTTAAGCTCTGGTAAGCTGAATATATTTCAGAATAAAGAATTAAAAAACGCCCTGGCCTCTTTAGATGGTCTGTTGCTTAGTATACGATTTCAAGAAAAAGAAGAGCTTTCGTTATTTCGTTATGAATTAATGTTTCTGGGCCAAGATAACGTAAGCCTACGTAAAATGGCCCACGATGCCTATGGAGAAAATTTTGGTGTTGATCAAGGCCGTTTTTTGGACAGCAACCTCCATTTGTTACAGTCCAAAAGGTTTGACAACCGGCTTATGGGATTCATCTATACCTCGGGATATCTCGATGGTAGGTATAGGGAGCTTAAAAAGCATATTGAAGAAATTATTTCCATAATAGATTCTCAACTAGAATAG
- a CDS encoding DUF6090 family protein, whose amino-acid sequence MIDQNRTKKYLLYAIGEIILVVIGILIALQINNWNEDRKARAMEIVILENLKTDLTLDTLDINFNLKYYKQFIDEEKKLLNFLTSDLDTPETPINYNAALTTPLIIVLHESTFNNLQNNSIGIITNNSLQKDISRFYDFFSKGIKIIENELSSYETYDVKLPYFLKYFQLDPNGKLMVLSNEKRKDYYNPNFEKQAIILNKVSEAKQDEGFKVLLNESIFFRQVTIDFYIDMISRIKELDIAITNELEILRSE is encoded by the coding sequence ATGATTGATCAAAACAGAACCAAAAAGTACCTGCTTTACGCCATAGGTGAAATAATTCTTGTGGTTATAGGGATTTTGATTGCACTTCAAATTAATAATTGGAATGAAGATCGAAAAGCACGCGCTATGGAAATTGTGATACTTGAAAATCTAAAAACAGATCTCACCTTAGATACTCTAGATATTAACTTTAATTTAAAATATTACAAGCAGTTCATAGACGAAGAAAAGAAACTATTAAACTTTCTTACGAGTGACCTAGATACACCAGAAACACCTATAAATTATAATGCGGCACTAACCACGCCTTTGATCATTGTTTTACACGAATCTACATTTAATAACCTACAAAACAACAGTATAGGTATTATAACCAATAATAGTTTACAAAAGGATATTTCACGATTTTACGACTTCTTTAGTAAAGGCATCAAAATTATTGAAAACGAGCTATCATCATATGAAACATATGATGTTAAGCTGCCTTATTTCTTAAAATACTTTCAACTAGATCCTAACGGTAAACTAATGGTGCTCTCTAATGAAAAAAGAAAAGATTATTATAATCCAAATTTTGAAAAACAAGCTATTATTCTCAATAAAGTTAGTGAAGCCAAACAGGATGAGGGTTTTAAAGTTCTGTTGAACGAAAGCATATTTTTTAGACAAGTAACCATCGATTTTTACATCGATATGATAAGCCGAATCAAAGAACTGGATATTGCCATAACAAATGAATTGGAAATCTTAAGATCAGAATAA
- a CDS encoding DUF6090 family protein has product MINENRTKKYLLYAIGEIILVVIGILIALQINNWNENRKLAENQRKLYSNLKIDFKSRLIELNEIYAGKQESIEAIIELNKIIANKADRPNDSIMDYFLSRTVNGFKFNEDFKMLDVVFNTGLINDVKNENLKRQLIEYPQKVEEMLEEQRMHNILIDYRLVPFYSNYLAMRDIYRKFDFRQYNLPGRNQVTMEKNYDGLLSSPLFENFLAESEMLIRVTLIDIKKLMDSVEVIVTLIEAKT; this is encoded by the coding sequence ATGATTAATGAAAACAGAACGAAGAAGTATCTGCTCTACGCTATTGGTGAAATCATCCTCGTGGTCATTGGGATTTTGATTGCGTTGCAAATCAATAACTGGAATGAAAATCGAAAATTAGCAGAAAATCAAAGAAAATTATATTCCAATTTAAAAATTGATTTTAAGTCAAGGCTAATTGAACTCAATGAAATATATGCCGGCAAACAAGAAAGTATTGAGGCTATTATCGAATTAAATAAGATCATAGCCAATAAAGCCGATCGCCCTAATGATAGCATAATGGATTACTTTTTATCAAGAACGGTCAATGGATTTAAGTTCAACGAAGATTTTAAAATGCTGGATGTGGTGTTCAATACAGGCTTGATCAATGATGTAAAGAACGAAAACTTAAAAAGACAGCTTATAGAATACCCTCAAAAAGTCGAAGAGATGCTGGAAGAGCAGCGTATGCACAACATCTTAATTGACTACAGATTGGTACCATTTTATTCCAATTACCTTGCCATGCGAGATATTTATAGGAAGTTTGACTTTAGGCAATATAATCTTCCAGGAAGAAATCAAGTGACGATGGAGAAAAATTATGACGGTCTATTATCAAGTCCCTTGTTTGAAAATTTTTTAGCAGAATCAGAAATGCTTATTCGAGTAACCTTGATAGATATTAAAAAACTTATGGATTCGGTCGAGGTTATTGTTACTCTTATAGAGGCCAAGACATGA
- a CDS encoding DUF6090 family protein, which produces MIKFFRHIRQSMIDQNRTRKYLLYAVGEIILVVIGILIALQINNWNENRKSKIQGQLYLNRLLSENKEDLATFNNNIKELEKGIETVKALSAVLNSNSTSDSLLIVAANDFFGYGSIYPIFSSSTSTFEDLSSTGNLKDIQNATLRDQLVKHYALHNQVKERIRIGTDWALPIDAPFTYSNSIMRFEPVTNHLFGEQSNFELANHLRVKKNEYINNAAIHLWLNKDAIAQLEMLIKETTSIINAIEKELRSNFNP; this is translated from the coding sequence ATGATCAAATTCTTCCGCCACATCCGTCAGTCAATGATTGACCAAAACCGAACCAGAAAATATTTGCTCTATGCGGTTGGGGAGATTATTCTAGTCGTTATTGGGATATTAATTGCACTACAAATTAATAATTGGAATGAAAACCGAAAATCAAAAATTCAAGGACAGTTATACTTAAATAGACTTTTGTCTGAAAACAAGGAAGATCTCGCCACCTTTAATAATAACATTAAGGAGCTTGAAAAGGGAATTGAAACGGTAAAAGCGCTATCAGCGGTTCTAAATAGCAACAGTACATCAGATTCACTTTTAATTGTCGCCGCCAACGACTTTTTTGGCTATGGTAGCATTTACCCTATTTTTTCCTCATCAACATCAACGTTTGAAGATTTATCGAGCACAGGGAATCTGAAGGACATTCAAAACGCTACTCTTCGCGACCAATTGGTAAAGCATTACGCCCTCCACAACCAAGTAAAGGAACGCATTAGAATAGGTACTGATTGGGCTTTACCTATTGATGCGCCTTTTACGTACAGCAATAGTATTATGAGGTTTGAACCTGTAACCAACCATTTATTTGGTGAACAATCCAACTTCGAATTGGCAAATCATTTAAGGGTAAAAAAGAACGAGTATATCAATAACGCCGCAATTCACCTTTGGCTCAATAAAGACGCGATTGCTCAATTGGAAATGCTGATAAAGGAAACCACGAGTATTATTAACGCCATAGAAAAAGAACTGCGAAGTAATTTTAATCCATGA
- a CDS encoding GIY-YIG nuclease family protein: MTGDVKRRLMEHNAGRTRSTKGYRPWRMLHIEEYPDREFARKREKYLKSGFGKYWLNKKYPTVL, encoded by the coding sequence ATGACGGGTGATGTAAAGCGGCGTTTGATGGAGCATAATGCTGGAAGAACTCGAAGCACTAAGGGATATCGTCCCTGGAGGATGCTTCACATAGAGGAATATCCTGACCGAGAATTTGCCAGGAAAAGAGAAAAGTATCTCAAGAGTGGATTTGGCAAGTATTGGTTGAATAAAAAATATCCAACGGTCCTATAG
- a CDS encoding nuclear transport factor 2 family protein, with translation MRKHLILIAIALCLTAPATAQESTQKLDYRTGNPADWPEELDAVNGAPDNHKILLENDQVRVLDVTLAPNEVENLHHHRWPSVLYIMQAGEFTDQDAEGNFIMDSRELPEPLQFPLTMWKKPEAPHTVTNLSDTKSIHLVRVELKQNEGYSGASNLKIVNSVYESFGKGDIPAALAVMDKDVVWNEAESNSLAVGNPYIGPDAVLKGVFMKLGEMYQSFSLKDIKLHEMSDNQVLATLRYAITSKKGMDYEVQAAHHWTLKEGKIVQFQQYADTKKLADTEAN, from the coding sequence ATGAGAAAACATCTTATTCTTATTGCCATAGCGTTGTGCTTGACTGCGCCGGCCACAGCACAAGAATCTACGCAAAAGTTAGATTACAGAACAGGGAATCCTGCCGATTGGCCCGAAGAACTAGATGCTGTAAATGGGGCACCAGATAATCACAAGATCTTATTGGAAAATGATCAGGTACGCGTCTTGGATGTGACTCTCGCGCCCAATGAGGTAGAGAACCTACATCACCATCGTTGGCCAAGCGTGCTTTATATCATGCAAGCCGGGGAATTTACAGACCAGGATGCCGAAGGAAATTTTATTATGGATTCCAGGGAATTACCCGAACCGTTACAATTTCCCTTAACCATGTGGAAAAAACCAGAAGCACCACATACTGTAACCAATCTGAGCGATACAAAATCCATACATCTGGTTAGAGTTGAATTAAAACAAAATGAAGGCTATTCAGGCGCTTCAAACCTGAAGATTGTCAACTCGGTGTATGAATCCTTTGGGAAAGGAGATATCCCTGCAGCTTTGGCTGTTATGGACAAGGATGTTGTCTGGAACGAAGCGGAAAGTAACTCACTTGCAGTTGGCAACCCATACATTGGGCCCGATGCCGTCTTAAAAGGTGTTTTTATGAAACTTGGCGAAATGTACCAATCTTTTAGTTTAAAGGATATCAAGTTGCACGAGATGAGCGACAACCAAGTGCTGGCCACCTTGCGCTACGCTATAACCTCAAAAAAGGGAATGGACTATGAAGTGCAAGCCGCACACCATTGGACATTGAAGGAGGGCAAAATAGTGCAATTTCAACAGTACGCAGATACCAAGAAATTAGCGGATACTGAAGCCAACTAG
- a CDS encoding DUF6090 family protein — protein sequence MIIFFRKFRQKLLSENKFSKYLLYAIGEIILVVIGILIALQINNWNEHQNDLKVERTNMINLLEDLKDDIKLYDEYRQRNAKIYDRIDSIVPNIKSADRKAHVGKLVYWSRLVTLEWMVIEPINRTYSEMKSSGQLRLINDMEISKQLSKYYNSFSKFEILNNAGLSWAEQYVESLGKIFDAEASMKVMLTQQMGEAQPNQMLTEDPITINQFLNALNFFQGAISRGDKQSLENEQNALMIIELIEIKYNLSRD from the coding sequence GTGATAATATTCTTCAGGAAATTTCGGCAAAAACTGCTCTCTGAAAACAAATTCTCCAAGTACCTGCTTTATGCCATCGGCGAAATCATTCTCGTGGTTATTGGGATTTTGATTGCCTTACAAATTAATAACTGGAATGAACATCAAAATGATTTGAAAGTAGAGCGGACAAACATGATAAATCTTCTTGAGGATTTAAAGGACGACATTAAACTCTACGATGAATATCGTCAACGTAATGCAAAAATATATGACCGAATAGATTCTATTGTACCCAATATAAAGAGTGCAGATCGAAAGGCACATGTTGGTAAACTGGTGTACTGGTCACGTTTAGTCACCTTAGAATGGATGGTAATAGAGCCAATAAACAGAACCTATTCTGAAATGAAAAGTTCTGGACAGTTAAGGCTCATTAACGATATGGAAATAAGCAAACAACTCTCAAAATACTATAACTCATTTTCAAAATTCGAAATTCTAAATAATGCTGGACTATCTTGGGCAGAACAATATGTAGAATCCTTAGGTAAAATTTTTGATGCCGAAGCATCAATGAAAGTAATGCTTACTCAGCAGATGGGAGAGGCCCAACCCAACCAAATGTTAACCGAAGACCCAATCACTATTAATCAATTTTTAAATGCGTTAAACTTTTTTCAAGGCGCCATAAGTCGAGGCGACAAGCAAAGTTTAGAGAATGAGCAAAATGCGTTAATGATCATTGAGCTAATTGAAATCAAATACAATCTTAGCCGTGATTAA
- a CDS encoding GIY-YIG nuclease family protein, with protein MFVYVIRSDQDQRLYVGMTGDVERSLMEHNAGRTRSTKGYRPWRMLHIEEYPDRESARKREKYLKSGFGKYWLNKKYPTVLYLPT; from the coding sequence ATGTTTGTATACGTAATTCGAAGCGATCAAGATCAGCGCCTTTACGTTGGGATGACGGGTGATGTAGAGCGGAGTTTGATGGAGCATAATGCTGGAAGAACTCGAAGCACTAAGGGATATCGTCCCTGGAGGATGCTTCACATAGAGGAATATCCTGACCGAGAATCTGCCAGGAAAAGAGAAAAGTATCTCAAGAGTGGATTTGGCAAGTATTGGTTGAATAAAAAATATCCAACGGTCCTATACCTGCCCACCTAG
- a CDS encoding DUF6090 family protein, with protein MIKFFRHIRQRLLSKNKFSRYLLYAIGEIILVVIGILIALQINNWNQSRIRTKEELSILKVLKTGLDTDLRDLRFNVISIQKSIRFADEVIRSIERDEAYHDSIPDQIGIAMFPVKFVYSTSAFETLKAKGIDLVSNTQLRDAIVEVYDSGYVFFIETEKAITLDETERALTEVFPEHFEESYVFDFDKPGYEPRLVPLDFEKLKKDQEFIYFFKSYRNRLNIFSKFHYNSRIIPQVENLIARLDEEVNRLAL; from the coding sequence ATGATCAAGTTCTTCCGACATATCCGTCAACGTTTGCTTTCCAAAAATAAATTTTCAAGGTATCTGCTCTACGCCATCGGCGAAATCATCCTTGTTGTCATTGGTATTTTGATAGCGCTTCAAATTAATAATTGGAATCAAAGTCGAATTCGAACCAAAGAAGAGCTGAGCATCCTCAAGGTGTTAAAAACGGGTCTTGATACAGATTTAAGAGACTTAAGGTTTAATGTAATTAGTATCCAAAAGAGTATAAGGTTTGCAGATGAGGTCATTAGGAGTATAGAGCGTGATGAGGCTTACCATGATTCCATACCCGATCAAATAGGGATCGCTATGTTTCCGGTAAAATTTGTGTATTCAACCAGCGCTTTTGAAACCTTAAAGGCAAAAGGGATTGACCTAGTTTCAAATACTCAGCTAAGAGACGCCATAGTGGAAGTGTATGATTCAGGATATGTTTTTTTTATTGAGACGGAGAAAGCCATCACCTTAGATGAAACTGAGCGTGCTCTTACCGAGGTATTCCCAGAGCATTTTGAAGAATCCTACGTATTCGATTTTGATAAGCCGGGTTATGAACCAAGACTGGTGCCTTTAGACTTCGAAAAGCTAAAGAAGGACCAGGAATTCATCTATTTTTTTAAGTCCTACAGAAATCGATTAAATATTTTCTCTAAGTTCCACTATAACTCAAGGATAATACCTCAAGTTGAAAATCTCATAGCACGTTTAGATGAAGAAGTTAATCGTTTAGCACTGTAG
- a CDS encoding ester cyclase — MKWMYAVAVIVLVVGYSCTTNQNHDQKKMNAFGLDYTKAWNSQKPEQVAAFFEEGGTLIVNKGEPIKSRSAITDFAKGFMTAFPDMELTMDSLIKKNSSYNYYWTFRGTNKGPGGFGSKVIFSGFEQWTMGSGGLIQMSLGTFDVDDYNRQVKGNSRNE; from the coding sequence ATGAAATGGATGTATGCAGTAGCTGTTATCGTACTGGTTGTGGGGTATAGTTGTACTACCAATCAAAACCATGACCAGAAGAAGATGAACGCCTTCGGATTGGATTATACCAAGGCTTGGAACAGCCAAAAACCAGAACAGGTGGCCGCTTTTTTTGAAGAAGGGGGAACTTTAATTGTGAATAAAGGCGAACCCATTAAAAGCAGAAGCGCCATCACCGATTTTGCGAAGGGTTTTATGACCGCTTTTCCTGATATGGAACTGACCATGGACAGCCTGATAAAAAAGAATAGTTCATACAATTATTACTGGACCTTCAGAGGAACTAATAAAGGCCCGGGGGGATTTGGAAGTAAGGTGATTTTTAGCGGGTTTGAGCAATGGACCATGGGTAGTGGCGGACTGATTCAAATGTCGTTGGGCACTTTTGATGTAGACGATTATAACCGTCAGGTAAAAGGAAATAGCAGGAATGAATAA
- a CDS encoding DUF6090 family protein — protein sequence MITQNRTKKYLLYAIGEIILVVIGILIALQINNSNELKKQRVKEVQFLKNLQSDLIFEQDEHERYIAIRENIVNSAQMALEHFNGKPVDNIQMFNYLTFNVGIWQELQRNNNTFIELLNSGSFTIISNDSRKNGLLNLDLIHKEIISNREHLRNDLEQYFYDPWFRTVDLDPLARSFVFYANKGEFDKNIELSRDELDDLLMDKVFKNGFVLSVFTNTLIIEDYKRMKELNKSVVELIGNEIKND from the coding sequence ATGATTACCCAAAACAGAACCAAGAAGTATCTGCTCTACGCTATTGGCGAAATTATCCTAGTGGTTATTGGGATTTTGATTGCTTTGCAGATAAATAATTCTAATGAATTAAAGAAACAAAGGGTTAAGGAGGTCCAATTCTTAAAAAATCTTCAGAGCGATTTAATTTTTGAACAAGATGAACATGAACGCTACATAGCAATTCGGGAAAACATAGTGAACTCTGCTCAAATGGCTCTTGAACACTTTAATGGAAAGCCAGTAGACAATATTCAGATGTTTAATTACCTCACTTTTAATGTAGGTATCTGGCAAGAACTTCAGCGAAACAACAACACTTTTATTGAATTATTAAACTCTGGAAGCTTCACTATAATTTCGAACGACTCGAGAAAAAACGGATTGTTAAATTTAGATTTAATCCATAAAGAAATTATTTCAAACCGGGAACACTTAAGAAATGATTTAGAACAATATTTCTATGATCCCTGGTTTAGGACGGTAGATTTGGATCCATTAGCCCGAAGCTTTGTGTTCTATGCCAATAAAGGAGAGTTTGACAAAAATATAGAGCTTTCAAGGGATGAATTGGATGATCTTTTAATGGATAAAGTATTCAAGAACGGATTTGTTTTGTCCGTCTTTACCAATACACTGATAATAGAGGACTACAAGAGAATGAAAGAGCTAAACAAAAGTGTCGTTGAATTGATCGGTAACGAAATAAAGAATGACTAA